One genomic region from bacterium encodes:
- a CDS encoding bifunctional UDP-sugar hydrolase/5'-nucleotidase produces the protein MKRPLRVLYFLFLLFLLGGCAHQRSGSLMVLHTNDQHSQFAPAPATWIQKDPKPGIGGMVALKDQIDKARASGKATLLLDAGDFMTGTPVAKLKVDGALGGGYVEMLNEMGYQALTIGNHEFDEGQENLQRLIGLARYDVLSANLYKDDHLFAPKPYAIYEAGGIRVGVIGITLSELFEMTAKKNLDGIRVLDPVQTAQKMVDEVDGKTDLIILLTHTGVDIDRELAQKVRGIDIIVGGHSHSRLNKPILENGVIIVQADSKTRYLGRLTVDVAHDAVAHYDYALVPCWADSVSQPDPFLAKQVAAYGDQINADYGRSIGQLRTDWLRNSQGESNIGNYIADVMRKTAGTDFAVINSGGIRKDLPAGPIKKLDIVEILPFSNTLVTFSCTGAEVLKMAQTNAQAAAKTEPGVLQVSGLQYRYRITPAGIIEVSQVTINGIPVDPKARYTGATIDFILFGQAERFLGFLPKDKIENTNQLLADVVMAAIEAEPIVASKVEGRIVHQP, from the coding sequence ATGAAGCGCCCCCTGAGGGTTCTCTATTTCCTCTTTCTTCTTTTCTTGTTGGGTGGCTGCGCCCACCAGCGCAGCGGCAGCCTGATGGTCCTGCATACCAATGACCAGCACAGCCAGTTTGCGCCCGCTCCGGCCACCTGGATCCAGAAGGATCCCAAACCGGGCATTGGCGGGATGGTCGCCCTCAAAGACCAGATCGACAAGGCCCGGGCCAGCGGCAAGGCGACGCTGCTGCTTGATGCCGGGGATTTTATGACCGGTACTCCGGTTGCCAAGCTAAAGGTGGATGGAGCCCTGGGAGGGGGCTATGTGGAGATGCTCAATGAGATGGGATACCAGGCGCTGACCATTGGCAACCACGAGTTCGATGAAGGGCAGGAGAACCTCCAGCGCCTCATCGGATTGGCACGGTATGATGTGCTCTCGGCCAACCTCTATAAAGACGATCATCTCTTTGCCCCCAAGCCCTATGCCATCTATGAGGCCGGAGGTATCCGCGTCGGCGTGATCGGCATCACGCTCTCCGAGCTCTTTGAGATGACTGCGAAGAAGAATCTGGACGGCATCCGTGTCCTCGATCCGGTGCAGACCGCTCAAAAGATGGTCGATGAAGTTGATGGAAAGACCGATCTGATCATTCTGCTCACCCACACCGGTGTCGATATCGACCGCGAGCTGGCCCAAAAGGTGCGCGGCATCGATATCATCGTCGGCGGCCATAGCCACAGCCGGTTGAACAAGCCGATCCTCGAGAATGGCGTGATCATTGTTCAAGCGGACTCCAAGACCCGCTATCTCGGCCGTCTCACGGTCGATGTCGCTCACGACGCGGTGGCCCATTACGATTATGCCCTGGTGCCCTGCTGGGCCGACAGCGTTTCGCAGCCGGATCCCTTTCTGGCAAAGCAGGTCGCGGCGTATGGTGACCAGATCAATGCGGATTACGGCCGGTCGATCGGCCAACTCAGGACGGACTGGCTGCGCAACAGTCAAGGCGAGTCCAACATCGGCAATTATATCGCCGATGTGATGCGCAAGACGGCCGGGACGGATTTCGCCGTAATCAACAGCGGCGGCATCCGCAAGGATCTCCCCGCCGGTCCGATCAAGAAACTCGACATTGTGGAGATTTTGCCTTTTTCCAATACCCTGGTTACATTCAGCTGTACCGGTGCCGAGGTGCTCAAAATGGCGCAAACCAATGCGCAAGCGGCGGCCAAAACCGAGCCGGGCGTGCTGCAGGTTTCGGGGCTGCAGTATCGGTATCGCATTACTCCGGCGGGCATTATCGAGGTCAGCCAGGTGACCATCAATGGGATACCGGTCGATCCCAAAGCCCGCTACACCGGCGCCACCATTGATTTTATCCTTTTCGGTCAAGCCGAACGGTTTCTAGGATTTCTGCCGAAAGACAAGATTGAGAATACCAATCAACTGCTCGCGGATGTGGTCATGGCGGCTATCGAGGCGGAACCGATCGTGGCATCGAAAGTTGAAGGCCGGATTGTGCACCAGCCTTGA
- a CDS encoding M48 family metalloprotease codes for MKRYVSWVAILAALMLLGWLIACAVNPVTGKHQLMLMSESDEIALGQQSDAEVTATYGIYDDAALNTYVNTIGQKMGKLSHRPNLAYSFKVLDTDVVNAFAVPGGYVYVTRGILAYLNDEAELAGVIGHEIGHVAARHTVVSYSKQQLASLGLGLGSILSEKFRQYANIANFGVTMLFLKFSRDDERQADNLGVEYSSKASYDANCMATFFETLERMNEGSSSSGLPDWFSTHPNPANRITAVRAKTKEWQSKLTGTTFVVRRPEYLASIDGIVFGADPRQGYVEANTFYHPELKFQFAVPTGWRVNNTPAQVQMVSPNQDANLLFSLQSRATAAAVADTFVTQSQASVSRADAITINGFPTRRIQSRIISQSDTLGVLSWFIQKGSDCYIFHGVTTPKALSAWSNTFAGAVGQFKTLTDPKHINVSAKRLKIENGKPAATLSSLLTANGIASTELENFAVVNGMQLTDLVPPTAKYKIAK; via the coding sequence ATGAAAAGGTATGTAAGTTGGGTCGCGATCCTTGCAGCGCTTATGCTGCTGGGGTGGCTGATCGCTTGCGCCGTCAATCCTGTGACCGGTAAACATCAGTTGATGCTCATGTCCGAAAGTGACGAAATCGCGCTAGGCCAGCAGAGCGATGCGGAAGTCACGGCGACCTACGGCATCTATGATGATGCTGCGCTAAACACCTACGTCAATACCATCGGACAGAAGATGGGCAAGTTGTCGCACCGCCCCAATCTGGCCTATTCCTTCAAGGTTCTGGATACCGATGTGGTCAACGCCTTTGCGGTGCCGGGAGGGTACGTCTACGTCACCCGCGGTATTCTAGCGTATCTCAATGACGAAGCGGAGCTGGCGGGCGTGATCGGCCATGAAATTGGCCACGTGGCCGCGCGCCATACCGTGGTTTCCTACTCCAAGCAGCAGCTGGCCTCCCTCGGACTCGGACTGGGTTCGATCCTCTCCGAAAAATTCCGTCAGTACGCCAACATCGCCAATTTTGGGGTCACCATGCTCTTCCTGAAATTCAGCCGTGACGACGAGCGGCAAGCGGACAATCTCGGGGTGGAATATTCGAGCAAGGCCTCCTATGATGCCAACTGCATGGCGACTTTTTTTGAAACCCTGGAACGGATGAACGAGGGCAGTTCGAGCAGCGGCTTGCCCGACTGGTTCTCCACCCATCCCAATCCCGCCAATCGCATTACGGCGGTTCGGGCCAAGACCAAGGAATGGCAGAGCAAGTTGACCGGCACAACATTCGTCGTCCGGCGTCCCGAGTATCTTGCGAGCATCGACGGCATCGTTTTCGGGGCCGATCCGCGCCAGGGATACGTCGAGGCCAATACCTTCTATCATCCGGAGCTGAAATTCCAGTTCGCCGTGCCCACCGGCTGGCGCGTGAACAACACCCCGGCGCAGGTGCAGATGGTCTCGCCCAACCAGGACGCCAATCTGCTCTTTTCGTTGCAGAGCCGGGCGACTGCCGCAGCTGTGGCGGATACCTTTGTCACCCAGTCGCAGGCCTCAGTCAGCCGGGCTGATGCCATCACCATCAATGGCTTCCCAACCCGGCGCATCCAGAGCCGCATCATTTCGCAGAGCGACACCCTGGGCGTCCTCTCCTGGTTCATTCAGAAGGGTAGTGATTGCTATATTTTCCATGGTGTCACCACGCCCAAGGCCCTCTCCGCCTGGTCGAATACCTTTGCCGGAGCTGTCGGCCAATTCAAGACTCTGACCGATCCCAAGCACATCAATGTTTCGGCCAAGCGTCTCAAGATCGAGAACGGCAAGCCTGCAGCGACTCTCTCTTCGCTCCTGACCGCCAACGGTATCGCCTCGACGGAGTTGGAGAACTTTGCCGTGGTTAATGGCATGCAGCTGACCGATCTGGTCCCCCCCACAGCCAAGTACAAGATTGCCAAATAA
- a CDS encoding ATP-dependent Clp protease ATP-binding subunit — MKNNFSSRVQMVIQFARDEALRLGHDYIGTEHLLLGLIREGEGVAVEILHALGCDLEEIRAALEDAGRIAGDTMTVGNIPFTKRAEKILKNAYMEADHNKSDIIGTEHLLLALVKEKEGLAAQILKSFGVTYEAVTEELERILQGSANTAAQSESQQQKSQTPALDHFGRDLTELARRGELDPIIGREKEIQRVAQILSRRKKNNPVLIGEPGVGKTAIAEGLALRIVEKKVPRILHNKRVITLDLGAIVAGTKYRGQFEERMKAIMNELIKTRDVILFIDELHTIVGAGGASGSLDASNMFKPALSRGELQCIGATTLDEFRQYIEKDGALERRFQKVIVDPPSLDETFAIIKGLQSRYEAHHRVRYTDEAIRDIVKLSDRYITDRFQPDKAIDVLDETGARVHLANIVVPRDISDLEEQIKRVRTEKDQVVRSQNFEKAAILRDREKQLLRELEVSKKRWNDEQDSAYARVTEEDVSEVLAMMTGIPVQRVAQSESDRLLNMGVALKKRIIGQDPVIDILSRAIQRTRAGLKDPNRPIGSFIFLGPTGVGKTQLAKELANYLFESEDALIRIDMSEFMEKFAVSRLTGAPPGYVGYEEGGQLTEKVRHHPYSVVLFDEIEKAHPDVFNILLQILDEGHLTDSLGRKVDFRNTVLILTSNIGARQISKGGGLGFSKSDEGADYESMRERLIEEVKHVFNPEFLNRVDDIVVFRQLNRNDMLAIVDIVINEMLGKVADRNISIELTKGAKEFIAERGFDPSFGARPLRRTIQRHVEDAIAEELLKGHFSDGSVIRIRKKGDGLDFIDAREVASSVDGNDTAGETSKES; from the coding sequence ATGAAAAATAATTTTTCCAGTCGCGTCCAGATGGTCATCCAGTTTGCGCGGGATGAAGCCTTGCGTCTTGGACATGATTATATCGGCACGGAGCATCTGCTCCTCGGCCTGATCCGTGAGGGTGAGGGCGTGGCGGTCGAGATTCTGCACGCACTCGGGTGTGATCTCGAAGAGATCCGCGCCGCACTGGAGGATGCGGGGCGTATCGCCGGCGACACCATGACCGTGGGGAACATCCCTTTCACCAAACGCGCCGAGAAAATCCTCAAGAACGCCTACATGGAAGCCGATCATAACAAATCGGATATCATCGGCACCGAGCACCTCCTTCTTGCCCTGGTCAAGGAGAAAGAAGGCCTGGCTGCGCAGATCCTCAAAAGCTTCGGGGTGACCTACGAGGCGGTGACCGAAGAGCTCGAACGCATCCTGCAGGGCTCCGCCAACACCGCCGCCCAAAGCGAGAGTCAGCAGCAGAAATCCCAGACTCCGGCCCTCGACCACTTCGGCCGCGACCTGACCGAACTGGCGCGCCGCGGAGAGCTCGATCCCATCATCGGCCGCGAAAAAGAGATCCAGCGCGTCGCCCAAATCCTCAGCCGCCGCAAAAAGAACAACCCCGTCCTCATCGGCGAACCCGGGGTCGGCAAAACCGCCATCGCCGAGGGACTGGCCCTGCGCATCGTCGAGAAAAAGGTGCCGCGCATTCTCCATAACAAACGCGTTATCACCCTCGACCTCGGGGCGATTGTCGCCGGCACCAAGTACCGCGGCCAGTTCGAGGAGCGCATGAAGGCGATCATGAACGAACTGATCAAAACCCGCGATGTCATTCTCTTCATCGACGAGCTTCATACCATCGTCGGCGCCGGCGGAGCTTCCGGTTCCCTCGACGCCTCCAACATGTTCAAACCAGCCCTTTCGCGCGGCGAGCTCCAGTGCATCGGCGCCACCACCCTTGACGAGTTCCGTCAGTATATCGAGAAAGATGGCGCCCTCGAACGCCGCTTCCAGAAAGTGATCGTCGATCCCCCCAGTCTTGACGAAACCTTCGCCATCATCAAGGGGCTGCAGAGTCGCTACGAAGCCCACCACCGCGTCCGCTACACGGACGAGGCGATTCGCGACATCGTCAAACTCTCGGACCGCTATATCACCGATCGCTTCCAGCCCGACAAGGCCATCGATGTCCTTGATGAGACCGGAGCGCGCGTCCACCTTGCCAATATCGTCGTGCCGCGCGATATCAGCGATCTCGAGGAGCAGATCAAGCGCGTCCGCACCGAAAAGGACCAGGTGGTCCGTTCGCAGAATTTCGAAAAGGCGGCCATCCTGCGCGACCGTGAAAAACAGCTGCTGCGCGAGCTGGAGGTGAGTAAAAAGCGCTGGAACGACGAACAGGATTCGGCTTACGCCCGGGTCACCGAGGAGGACGTTTCCGAGGTACTGGCGATGATGACCGGTATTCCGGTGCAGCGCGTCGCCCAGTCCGAATCCGACCGCCTGCTCAACATGGGCGTCGCCCTGAAAAAGCGCATCATCGGCCAGGACCCCGTCATCGACATCCTCAGCCGTGCCATCCAGCGCACTCGAGCCGGGCTCAAGGATCCCAACCGGCCGATCGGCTCCTTCATCTTTCTCGGCCCGACCGGGGTCGGCAAGACCCAGTTAGCCAAGGAGCTGGCCAACTATCTTTTCGAGAGTGAAGATGCCCTGATCCGTATCGATATGTCTGAGTTCATGGAAAAATTCGCCGTTTCGCGCCTCACCGGAGCACCTCCGGGCTATGTCGGGTACGAGGAGGGCGGCCAGCTCACTGAAAAGGTGCGTCATCATCCCTATTCGGTTGTGCTCTTTGACGAGATCGAAAAGGCGCATCCGGATGTATTCAACATCCTGTTGCAGATCCTCGATGAGGGCCACCTGACGGATAGCCTCGGCCGCAAGGTCGATTTCCGCAACACGGTGCTGATCCTCACCAGCAACATCGGCGCCCGTCAGATCAGCAAGGGCGGCGGTCTCGGGTTCAGTAAAAGCGATGAGGGGGCCGATTACGAATCGATGCGCGAGCGCCTGATCGAAGAGGTCAAGCACGTCTTCAATCCCGAATTCCTCAACCGCGTCGATGATATCGTCGTCTTTCGTCAGCTCAACCGCAACGACATGCTCGCCATCGTCGATATCGTCATCAACGAAATGCTCGGCAAGGTGGCGGACCGCAACATCAGTATCGAACTGACCAAGGGCGCGAAGGAGTTCATCGCCGAGCGCGGCTTTGATCCCAGTTTCGGCGCCCGTCCCTTGCGGCGGACCATTCAGCGCCACGTTGAGGATGCGATCGCCGAGGAGCTGCTCAAGGGCCATTTCAGCGATGGCAGCGTTATCCGCATCCGCAAAAAAGGCGACGGTCTGGACTTTATCGATGCCCGCGAGGTCGCCAGCAGCGTCGACGGCAATGATACCGCCGGAGAGACCTCCAAGGAATCCTGA
- a CDS encoding ABC transporter ATP-binding protein, which yields MSEILLHTENIHKSYPMGRSSQLEVLKGIDLEIVEGEIITIIGPSGVGKSTLLHLIGGLDRPSQGRVLIDGNDISGFDDTRLAQFRNRTIGFIFQFHHLLPEFTALENVILPGLVSRQERRALQKRALALLERVGLSGRVQHRPKELSGGEQQRVAVARALINSPRLLLADEPSGNLDTESAQKLHDMLWELSRQLRQTLVVVTHNRDLADRSDRIIELYNGRIKTITCNHSNKIV from the coding sequence ATGAGTGAAATCCTGCTGCATACTGAGAATATTCATAAAAGCTACCCCATGGGGCGTTCCTCCCAGCTCGAAGTGCTCAAGGGGATCGATCTGGAGATTGTCGAAGGGGAGATTATCACCATTATCGGCCCCTCGGGGGTCGGCAAGAGCACCTTGCTGCACCTGATCGGCGGGCTCGACCGGCCGTCGCAGGGGCGCGTGCTGATCGACGGGAACGACATCTCGGGATTTGACGACACCCGGCTTGCCCAGTTCCGCAACCGCACCATCGGCTTTATCTTTCAGTTTCATCACCTCCTACCCGAATTCACCGCCCTGGAGAATGTCATCCTGCCGGGGCTGGTCTCCCGGCAGGAGCGGCGCGCCTTGCAGAAACGGGCGTTGGCGTTGCTCGAGCGGGTCGGCCTCTCCGGCCGTGTCCAGCATCGTCCGAAGGAACTCTCCGGCGGCGAGCAACAGCGGGTGGCGGTGGCGCGCGCCCTGATCAATTCGCCGCGGCTGCTCCTGGCGGATGAGCCCTCCGGAAACCTCGACACTGAATCGGCCCAGAAGCTGCACGATATGCTCTGGGAACTCAGCCGGCAGCTGCGACAGACCCTGGTGGTGGTGACCCATAACCGCGACCTGGCCGACCGTTCCGACCGGATCATCGAACTCTATAACGGCAGGATCAAGACCATCACCTGCAACCACTCAAATAAAATTGTTTGA